The following is a genomic window from Hypanus sabinus isolate sHypSab1 unplaced genomic scaffold, sHypSab1.hap1 scaffold_1262, whole genome shotgun sequence.
agagagagatatggagagagagatatggagagagggagagagagatatggagagagggagagagagagggagagagagatatggagagagggagagagagatatggagagagggagagagagatatggagaaagagagagagaaagagagagatgtggagagaggaagagagggttatagagagaggaagagagcgaGATGAGAGAAAGATAtatggagagagatagagggatatagagagaggaagagagggatatggagagaggaagagagagggatatggagagagggagagagagggatatggagagggagagagagggatatggagagagggagagagatatggagagggagagagagatatggagagagggagagagatggagagagggagagagagagatatggagaggaaaagagagaatggagagaggaagagagagagagatggagagaggaagagagagggatatggagagaggaagagagagggatatggagagaggaagagagagggatatggagagaggaagagagagggatatggagagaggaagagagagggatatggagagagagatatggagagaggagagagagatatggagagaggaagagagagagagatggagagaggaagagagagagatggagagaggaagagagagagatggagagaggaagagagagatggagaggaagagagagagagatggagagaggaagagagagagatggagagaggaagagagggagagatggagagaggaagagagagagagagatggagggaggaagagagagagagagatggagggaggaagagagagggagatggagggaggaagagagggagagatggagggaggaagagagagagagagatggagggaggaagagagagggagagatggagggaggaagagagaggagatggagggaggaagagagagggagagatggagggaggaagagagagagagagatggagagaggaagagagagggagagatggagagaggaagagagagggagagatggagggagggagagagagatatggagagaggaagagatggagggaggaagagagagggaaagatggagggaggaagagagagggagagatggagggaggaagagagagagagatggagggaggaagagagagggagagatggagggaggaagagagagggagagatggagggaggaagagagagagagatggagagaggaagagagagaatggagagaggaagagagagggatatggagagaggaagagagagagagatggagagaggaagagagagggagagatggagagaggaagagagagggagagatggagagaggaagagagagggagagatggagggagagagatatggagagaggaagagatggagggaggaagagagagggagagatggagggagggagagaatatggagagaggaagagggagagatggagggagggagagagagatatggagagaggaagagagagggagagatggagggaggaagagagagggagagatggagggagggagagagagatatggagagagggagagggagagatggagggaggaagagagagggagagatggagggaggaagagagagggagagatggaggaagagagagggagagatggagggaggaagagagagagagagatggagggaggaagagagagagagagatggagagaagagagagagatgggggcgGAGGCCGGTGGGAAGGGAAGAGGCGGCGCGGAACGGGGCCGGCGCCGTCGGGCCAGGAGAAGGCGCGGAGCCGGTTGGGGAGGAGGCATGCGGCCGCCGTGAACCCCCCTCGCTCCCCTTGGGGACGGGGCAGGGCGAGGGTGGCGGCCTCTGGGAACAGGAGTCAAGGGCCGGTAACtcatcccatctctctctccctccctcccccagatGCTGACCGACCCGGGAGCGGCTCCGAGGACCCCACCGGCGGCGAGATGAGCGCGGCGCACAACTGGACGACGGCGGCGGCGCCGGCGAACGCGACGTTGCCCGAGTGCGCGAACCACGACGCCGTTCACCGGCTGCACCTGGCCTGGAACGGGACGGTGCTGGCCGCCGCCCTGCCGCTCAACGCCGCCGCCCTCTGGGCCTTCGTGGGGCCGCTGCGCCTGCGGACGGCGGTGACCGTCTACCTGGCCAACCTGGCGGCCTGCGACCTGCTCTTCGCCCTGTCGCTCCCCCTGCGCCTCCACTACTACGCCACCGGCCGCTGGGCGCTGGGGGACGTGCTGTGCCGGCTGACCGGCTCCCTCTTCCAGCTGAACATGTACGGCAGCTGCCTGTTCCTGACCGCCGTCAACGTGGACCGCTACCTGGCGCTGGCCTACCCGCTCCGCTCCCGGGCCTTCAACCGGCGCAGCGTCTCCTGGCGGGTGTGCGGCGCCGTCTGGGCCCTCATCGCCCTGGGCTCGGTGCCCGTGGCCATGGTGCACGACCCCAGCCGCTGCCGGCGGCCCGGGCCCGGCGGCGGCGTGCAGGCGCGCTGCTTCGAGGGCTTCTCCGACGGCACCTGGCGGCGGGAGCTCCTGCCGCTGGTGGCGGTGGCCGAGATCCTGGGCTTCCTGCTGCCGCTGGCCGCCGTCCTCTACTGCTCGGCCCGGGTGCTGGAGGCCCTCTGGAAGGGCGGCGGCGGGCAGTGGAAGTGGCGGGGCAAGTGGAGGAGGAAGACGGTGCTCCTGCTGGTGGCCAACGCCCTCATCTTCGTCGTCTGCTTCGCGCCCTACAACCTGGTTCTCGCCTTCTACGCGCTCGCCCGCTCCAACCTCCTCCAGCTCAGCCCGGTGTCGGAGAAGGCGCTGCGGATGACCCTCCAGGTGACCGTGCTCCTGTCCGGCACCAACTGCTGCCTGGACCCGCTCGTCTACTACTACAGCACCGAGGGCTTCCGGGCCACCTTCCGGGGCAGGGCGGCGGCGGCGACGGGGGCCCTCTCCGCGCCGACCAGCCGCGCCCGCAGCCACCACACCGAGGCGAGCAGGATGGTGCGGCTGGAGCCGGCGAGGGAGAGGCGCGGGGAGAGCGTTGTCTGACGCCGGCGGCCGGGCCCCGGTCGGCTTTCTACCCTCCCCGTCTCGTCTCCCGGAGAACCTTAACGGGTCGCAACCCTtccccgccacccccccccccccccaggacctCCCGGGCTTCGCGCACAGTTGCAATGGGCTCCGGACCTTCACTCCCGGACTCCATGGATAACGCCCCTTCCGGGCCATCCCGTCCGGTCAGGTCCGCCAACCACCCCATCGGGTCCCGTTGGAGGCATCCGCTCGCTCCCGGCGGGACGACAGCCCTTAaaattcactcccaccgtccccttcccgttcactcccaatgggacccacccctccaattcactcccaatgggacctacCCCTTcaaattcactcccaatgggaccaacCCCTccaattcactcccaatgggacccaccccttcaaattcactcccaatgggacccaccccttcccgttcactcccaatgggacctacCCCTTCAAATTCACTCCCAATGAGACcaaccccttcccgttcactcccaatgggacccaccccttcaaattcactcccaatgggaccaaccccttcccgttcactcccaatgggacccac
Proteins encoded in this region:
- the LOC132386710 gene encoding lysophosphatidic acid receptor 5-like — its product is MSAAHNWTTAAAPANATLPECANHDAVHRLHLAWNGTVLAAALPLNAAALWAFVGPLRLRTAVTVYLANLAACDLLFALSLPLRLHYYATGRWALGDVLCRLTGSLFQLNMYGSCLFLTAVNVDRYLALAYPLRSRAFNRRSVSWRVCGAVWALIALGSVPVAMVHDPSRCRRPGPGGGVQARCFEGFSDGTWRRELLPLVAVAEILGFLLPLAAVLYCSARVLEALWKGGGGQWKWRGKWRRKTVLLLVANALIFVVCFAPYNLVLAFYALARSNLLQLSPVSEKALRMTLQVTVLLSGTNCCLDPLVYYYSTEGFRATFRGRAAAATGALSAPTSRARSHHTEASRMVRLEPARERRGESVV